One genomic segment of Candidatus Binatus sp. includes these proteins:
- a CDS encoding LLM class flavin-dependent oxidoreductase yields the protein MKVGGAVIFQNPMNERSDVEVYQRELRIGDMYEPLGFDSIWSVEHHFDDYTMCPDVLQFLTYYAGRTKTIQLGSMVVVMPWHDPMRVAEQVSVVDHQSGGRMILGLGRGLARIEFEGFRVPLGESRERFIESTEMLLAGLEKGYCEYDGKYIKQPRRDIRPKPFKSFKGRTYAAAVSPESSRIMAKLGVGILIIPQKPWEAVAQELGEYRQIYKQVNGGEPLPTIAAGWTFCDKSADRAREMAVKYIGGYWQTALRHYEMASEHFGKAKGYEYYEQMAKSLGGNTDASIEYFLNLQVWGTPDMCFNKIDEIRRKVGADHYTGVFSYAGMPYDDAEKSLHLFAKEVMPELKKLNGIKAEAA from the coding sequence ATGAAAGTCGGCGGCGCTGTAATTTTTCAAAACCCAATGAATGAACGCTCGGACGTCGAGGTTTATCAACGCGAGCTGCGAATCGGCGATATGTACGAGCCGCTCGGATTCGATTCGATCTGGAGCGTCGAGCATCATTTCGATGACTACACGATGTGCCCGGACGTCCTGCAATTTCTGACCTACTACGCCGGCCGCACCAAGACGATCCAGCTTGGCTCGATGGTCGTCGTGATGCCGTGGCATGACCCGATGCGGGTTGCCGAGCAAGTCTCCGTCGTCGATCATCAGTCGGGCGGCCGCATGATTCTCGGACTTGGCCGCGGCCTTGCGCGAATCGAGTTCGAAGGCTTCCGCGTTCCGCTTGGCGAATCGCGCGAGCGCTTTATCGAATCAACCGAGATGCTGCTCGCGGGCCTCGAGAAGGGCTACTGCGAGTACGACGGCAAGTATATCAAGCAGCCGCGCCGCGACATCCGGCCCAAGCCGTTCAAGTCGTTCAAGGGCCGCACTTACGCCGCCGCGGTATCGCCCGAATCCTCGCGCATCATGGCGAAGCTCGGCGTCGGCATCCTGATCATCCCGCAGAAGCCGTGGGAAGCGGTCGCGCAGGAACTGGGCGAGTATCGCCAAATCTACAAGCAGGTAAACGGCGGCGAGCCGCTGCCGACGATCGCGGCGGGCTGGACCTTCTGCGACAAGAGCGCCGATCGCGCGCGTGAGATGGCGGTCAAGTATATCGGCGGCTACTGGCAGACGGCGCTGCGCCACTATGAGATGGCGAGCGAGCATTTCGGCAAGGCCAAGGGCTACGAGTACTACGAGCAGATGGCGAAGAGCCTCGGCGGCAACACCGACGCGTCGATCGAGTACTTCCTGAACCTGCAGGTTTGGGGCACGCCTGACATGTGCTTCAACAAGATCGACGAGATTCGGCGGAAGGTCGGCGCCGATCATTACACTGGCGTCTTCAGCTACGCGGGCATGCCGTACGATGACGCGGAGAAGAGCCTGCACCTGTTCGCCAAGGAAGTTATGCCGGAGCTGAAGAAGCTCAACGGCATCAAGGCGGAAGCTGCCTGA
- a CDS encoding type II toxin-antitoxin system HicB family antitoxin, which produces MKKSLLKKSRQQTASSAKNRPQDYLKLPYARILIPEEDGAFSAEVLEFPGCYSQGDNAGEAFENLEKAAVAWIEACQELGQEIPPPSSNQGYGGKIALRLPRGLHRLAAHKAERDRVSLNQCLVTAIAAWVGADNLYERITHKIEMNFVQMTNYVQITALWGPGNPSWGPVSPWIMNATNVTPNLASMYPAGLVPAVAPVEMPKKQWVTSGEING; this is translated from the coding sequence ATGAAGAAATCCTTACTCAAAAAATCACGACAACAAACGGCAAGCTCCGCTAAAAATCGCCCTCAGGACTATCTGAAGTTGCCTTACGCTAGAATCTTGATTCCTGAGGAAGACGGCGCATTTTCGGCTGAAGTATTAGAATTCCCCGGTTGTTATTCTCAAGGCGACAACGCTGGAGAGGCGTTTGAAAACTTAGAGAAGGCAGCGGTGGCGTGGATCGAGGCGTGTCAGGAACTCGGACAAGAAATACCGCCTCCGTCCTCGAATCAGGGTTACGGAGGAAAAATCGCGCTCAGACTTCCACGAGGATTGCATCGGTTAGCAGCACATAAAGCAGAGCGGGATAGGGTCAGTTTAAATCAATGTCTCGTTACTGCAATCGCGGCTTGGGTGGGCGCAGACAATTTGTATGAGAGAATTACACACAAAATAGAAATGAACTTTGTGCAAATGACGAATTATGTTCAGATCACCGCTTTGTGGGGCCCAGGGAATCCTTCATGGGGACCAGTTAGTCCGTGGATTATGAATGCCACGAACGTGACTCCAAATCTCGCGTCGATGTATCCGGCTGGTTTGGTTCCGGCAGTAGCTCCGGTCGAGATGCCGAAGAAGCAATGGGTCACCTCTGGAGAGATTAATGGCTGA
- a CDS encoding amidohydrolase family protein, with the protein MHDLVIRNGKIVDGSGAPAFVGDVAIDDGIITSVGGKAGAARREIDAAGLLVAPGWVDIHTHYDGQVTWDPYLSPSSWHGVTTIVMGNCGVGFAPVQRGQEEFLIGLMEGVEDIPGTALSEGIKWNWESFPQYMDAIEKMKRVLDVGTQMPHGSLRTYVMGERGAHNEEATPDDIAKMAALVRDALKAGALGFTTSRTMLHRAKNKELVPGTFASEAELLGIGRAMGDVGHGVFEMASDMVGADATMEWMIKLSTETGLPITFAMAQTDNDPTAFRRVLDRVRKYNAEGANLVPQIPGRPTGMLMGLESSLHPFITHPAYREIAHLPIDERVAKMREPEMRARILAEQPGVKDRMTNYFLTNFAKYFALGDPPNYEPERETSVAARAERQGKTPQELTYELMLERNGRELLYMPFANYSDYNFDALREMLVDPITALGLSDGGAHCGLICDASMPTYLLTHWVRDRSRGERLPIELAVKRQTSDTAKFYGLHDRGVLAAGMKADVNVIDLEGLRLHPPQMVFDLPAGGRRLIQRADGYKFTVVSGEVTFEDGRPTEAMPGKLIRGPQPVPRASA; encoded by the coding sequence ATGCATGACCTGGTAATTCGAAATGGCAAAATTGTCGACGGCAGCGGCGCGCCCGCGTTCGTCGGCGACGTCGCGATCGACGACGGCATCATCACGAGCGTCGGCGGCAAGGCTGGCGCAGCGCGGCGCGAAATCGACGCAGCGGGACTGCTAGTCGCACCCGGATGGGTTGACATTCACACGCACTACGACGGCCAGGTGACGTGGGATCCATACTTGAGTCCGTCGAGTTGGCACGGCGTGACGACGATCGTGATGGGGAATTGCGGTGTCGGCTTCGCACCGGTGCAGCGCGGGCAGGAGGAATTTCTGATCGGCCTGATGGAGGGCGTCGAGGACATTCCGGGCACGGCGCTGTCGGAAGGAATCAAGTGGAACTGGGAATCGTTCCCGCAGTACATGGACGCGATCGAGAAGATGAAGCGTGTCCTCGACGTCGGCACGCAGATGCCGCACGGCTCGCTGCGGACGTATGTGATGGGCGAGCGAGGCGCGCACAACGAGGAAGCGACGCCCGATGACATCGCGAAGATGGCGGCATTGGTGCGGGATGCGCTAAAGGCCGGCGCGCTCGGATTCACCACGTCGCGGACCATGCTGCATCGCGCGAAAAACAAGGAATTGGTGCCGGGCACGTTCGCCAGCGAGGCGGAGCTGCTCGGAATCGGGCGCGCGATGGGCGACGTCGGTCACGGCGTGTTCGAGATGGCGTCGGACATGGTGGGCGCCGACGCGACGATGGAATGGATGATCAAGCTCTCGACGGAAACCGGCTTGCCGATCACATTCGCGATGGCGCAGACCGACAACGATCCGACCGCATTTCGCCGCGTGCTCGATCGCGTGCGCAAATACAATGCGGAAGGCGCGAACCTGGTGCCGCAGATTCCCGGACGTCCGACCGGGATGCTGATGGGCCTCGAGAGCTCGCTGCATCCGTTCATCACGCATCCCGCGTATCGCGAGATTGCGCATCTGCCGATCGATGAGCGCGTCGCGAAGATGCGCGAGCCCGAAATGCGCGCACGAATCCTCGCCGAGCAACCGGGCGTCAAGGATCGCATGACGAATTACTTTCTCACGAATTTCGCAAAATACTTCGCGCTCGGCGATCCGCCGAACTACGAGCCCGAGCGCGAAACCAGCGTCGCGGCGCGCGCAGAGCGTCAAGGAAAAACTCCGCAAGAGCTCACCTACGAGCTGATGCTCGAGCGCAACGGCCGCGAGCTGCTCTATATGCCGTTCGCGAATTACTCGGACTACAACTTCGATGCACTGCGCGAGATGCTGGTCGATCCGATCACAGCGCTCGGACTGAGCGACGGCGGTGCGCACTGCGGATTGATTTGCGACGCGAGCATGCCGACGTATCTGCTGACGCATTGGGTGCGCGATCGTAGCCGCGGCGAGCGCCTGCCGATCGAGTTGGCGGTCAAACGCCAGACCAGCGACACCGCGAAGTTCTACGGCCTGCACGATCGCGGAGTGCTCGCGGCGGGCATGAAGGCCGACGTGAATGTGATCGATCTCGAAGGTCTGCGGCTGCATCCGCCGCAGATGGTGTTCGATCTGCCAGCGGGCGGACGCCGGCTGATCCAGCGCGCCGACGGCTACAAATTCACGGTGGTAAGCGGCGAGGTTACGTTCGAGGACGGCAGGCCGACCGAGGCGATGCCGGGCAAGCTGATTCGCGGGCCGCAGCCGGTGCCGCGCGCCAGCGCCTGA
- a CDS encoding 4-hydroxyphenylacetate 3-hydroxylase N-terminal domain-containing protein, whose amino-acid sequence MMTGEQYKRSLNDNRETYFEGERVRDLVTHPLLGACVSRIAAGYDHFYSPQPGAVSALMAIPHSANELRDRIPLLHEADIVANVTYQSIMTLTTASIRIADKLPQYAERIRNYVQGAQRRDIRIVECITDAKGDRSRPPGKQDDPDAYTHVVDRRPDGVIIRGAKLHITGASMCHELMVIPTKAMKPGEESYAIACAVPVNSPGIKIIDTTFAPRHHDSRTFPVSANIHMPEGFVIFDNVFVPNERIFLDGEVQQAAIFAHSLGLWERLGGLSAMAEEGDQLVGFAQLIAEANGLANESHVKEKISEMIIHATLVRAALEAAIGNCHVTPEGAFPDELYTNAGKYHGAANYNLMVRHLHDIAGGSVLTAPSVADLENEVTGPLVRKYMGTMNGVDGEYRARLFHAIRDLTADSYGGWKAVTNVQAGGGLYAQRIVTRRYYDLKGAKQKALRLAGVDDKPQSNS is encoded by the coding sequence ATGATGACCGGTGAACAGTACAAGCGATCGCTCAACGACAACCGCGAGACCTACTTCGAGGGCGAGCGCGTTCGCGATCTCGTGACCCATCCGCTGCTCGGCGCCTGCGTCTCACGAATCGCCGCCGGTTACGATCATTTCTATTCGCCGCAGCCCGGCGCGGTCAGCGCGCTGATGGCGATACCGCATTCGGCGAACGAGCTGCGCGACCGGATTCCGCTGCTGCACGAGGCCGATATCGTCGCCAACGTCACCTACCAGTCGATCATGACGCTCACCACCGCGTCGATCCGAATCGCCGACAAGCTGCCGCAATATGCCGAGCGGATTCGCAATTACGTGCAGGGCGCGCAGCGCCGCGACATCCGGATCGTCGAGTGCATCACGGACGCCAAGGGCGATCGCAGCCGCCCGCCGGGCAAGCAGGACGACCCCGACGCCTACACCCACGTGGTCGATCGCCGCCCCGACGGCGTGATCATTCGCGGCGCCAAGCTGCACATCACCGGCGCCTCGATGTGCCACGAGCTGATGGTGATTCCGACCAAGGCGATGAAGCCCGGCGAAGAGAGCTACGCGATCGCCTGCGCCGTGCCGGTCAACTCTCCCGGCATCAAGATAATCGACACGACCTTCGCCCCACGCCATCACGACAGCCGCACCTTCCCGGTCTCGGCCAATATCCACATGCCCGAGGGGTTCGTGATCTTCGACAACGTGTTTGTGCCGAACGAGCGAATCTTCCTCGACGGCGAGGTCCAGCAGGCAGCTATCTTCGCGCATTCGCTGGGACTGTGGGAGCGGCTCGGCGGACTCTCGGCGATGGCGGAAGAAGGCGATCAGTTGGTCGGATTCGCGCAGTTGATCGCCGAAGCCAACGGGCTGGCCAATGAAAGCCACGTCAAGGAGAAGATCTCCGAGATGATCATCCATGCCACGCTGGTGCGCGCGGCGCTCGAGGCCGCGATCGGGAATTGCCACGTGACGCCCGAAGGCGCGTTCCCCGACGAGCTATACACCAACGCCGGCAAGTATCACGGCGCCGCGAACTACAACCTGATGGTGCGCCATCTGCACGATATCGCGGGCGGATCGGTGCTGACCGCGCCGTCAGTCGCCGATCTCGAAAACGAAGTCACCGGACCGCTGGTGCGCAAATACATGGGGACGATGAACGGCGTGGACGGCGAGTATCGCGCGCGCTTGTTCCACGCGATTCGCGATTTGACCGCCGATTCCTACGGCGGCTGGAAGGCGGTCACCAACGTGCAGGCCGGCGGCGGGCTCTACGCCCAAAGGATCGTGACGCGCCGCTACTACGATCTCAAAGGCGCCAAGCAGAAGGCGCTCCGCCTGGCCGGAGTCGACGACAAGCCGCAGTCAAACTCCTAG
- a CDS encoding type II toxin-antitoxin system HicA family toxin, which produces MTLKQVGRLRVRVGNLRRTRDVKSREMVRLAKAIGREPDNRTGKEPTYVHSELGDRRPLSIPNHPTLAPGTKNNILDDLEGDLDAYEEILTQKITTTNGKLR; this is translated from the coding sequence ATGACGCTCAAACAAGTCGGGCGGTTGAGGGTGCGGGTTGGCAATTTGCGGCGAACAAGAGACGTGAAGAGCCGCGAGATGGTGCGTCTAGCCAAGGCAATCGGCAGAGAACCGGACAATCGTACAGGTAAAGAACCGACTTACGTTCACTCAGAATTGGGGGATCGCAGACCACTATCGATTCCGAATCATCCAACGTTGGCTCCAGGCACGAAGAATAATATCTTGGACGATTTGGAAGGCGACCTAGACGCTTATGAAGAAATCCTTACTCAAAAAATCACGACAACAAACGGCAAGCTCCGCTAA